A stretch of Acidovorax sp. RAC01 DNA encodes these proteins:
- a CDS encoding AraC family transcriptional regulator — translation MTPTIRNLPRMRLAFMRHTGAYGHPGLTDLWERFGAWCAANRLSEPRPRYYGFSHDNPACTPAAQCRYDACVQIGVGLRTGPDVQVMDFEGGDYACVRFAGTGPDMPGAWAALAIPAQLPAGWQHDARAALEIYDEDFAVDPDTGRFACWLYMPVQRAA, via the coding sequence GCCTGGCATTCATGCGCCACACCGGCGCCTACGGCCACCCGGGCCTGACAGACCTGTGGGAGCGCTTTGGTGCATGGTGCGCCGCCAACCGGCTGAGCGAGCCCCGCCCGCGCTACTACGGGTTCAGCCACGACAACCCGGCCTGCACACCCGCCGCGCAGTGCCGGTACGACGCCTGCGTGCAGATCGGCGTGGGCCTGCGCACGGGGCCCGATGTGCAGGTGATGGACTTTGAGGGCGGCGACTACGCCTGCGTGCGCTTTGCCGGCACCGGGCCTGACATGCCCGGCGCCTGGGCCGCGCTGGCCATCCCGGCGCAGCTTCCCGCAGGCTGGCAGCACGACGCCCGCGCCGCACTGGAGATCTACGACGAGGACTTTGCCGTGGACCCGGACACGGGCCGCTTTGCCTGCTGGCTGTACATGCCGGTGCAGCGCGCGGCCTGA